The Streptomyces sp. HUAS CB01 genome has a segment encoding these proteins:
- a CDS encoding SDR family oxidoreductase: protein MTTERALQGKIALVAGATRGAGRAIAVQLGAAGATVYVTGRTTRERVSEVGRASETIEETAELVTAAGGRGVAVPTDHLDTAAVRALVARIDEDHGRLDVLVNDVWGGEHLVVWDTKMWDTDLDRGLRMLELGVRSHIITSSCALPLLTRRPGGLVVEVTDGTAETNRRFRENFFYDLAKNAPIRMAFTLGHDLEDTGCTAVCVTPGYLRSEQMLEAFGVREDNWRDAVADQPHFAVAESPVYVGRAVAALAADPDRARWNGRSLSSGQLAKEYGFTDTDGSRPDAWAYFEDVVYGGKEGSAEDYR from the coding sequence ATGACGACCGAAAGAGCACTGCAGGGGAAGATCGCGCTCGTCGCGGGCGCGACGCGCGGCGCCGGCCGGGCCATCGCCGTACAACTGGGTGCGGCGGGCGCCACGGTCTACGTGACCGGACGCACCACGAGGGAGCGCGTGAGCGAGGTCGGCCGCGCGAGCGAGACCATCGAGGAGACGGCCGAACTGGTCACCGCGGCGGGCGGCCGGGGCGTCGCGGTCCCCACCGACCACCTCGACACCGCCGCGGTCCGCGCGCTCGTCGCCCGCATCGACGAGGACCACGGCCGGCTGGACGTCCTCGTCAACGACGTGTGGGGCGGCGAGCACCTCGTCGTCTGGGACACCAAGATGTGGGACACCGACCTCGACCGCGGACTGCGCATGCTGGAACTGGGCGTCCGCAGCCACATCATCACCAGCAGCTGTGCGCTGCCCCTGCTCACGCGCCGGCCGGGCGGGCTGGTCGTCGAGGTCACCGACGGCACGGCGGAGACCAACCGCCGCTTCCGCGAGAACTTCTTCTACGACCTCGCCAAGAACGCCCCGATCCGGATGGCGTTCACCCTCGGCCACGACCTCGAGGACACCGGCTGCACGGCGGTGTGCGTGACCCCGGGCTACCTGCGCTCGGAGCAGATGCTGGAGGCCTTCGGGGTCCGTGAGGACAACTGGCGGGACGCGGTCGCCGACCAGCCCCACTTCGCCGTCGCCGAGTCGCCGGTGTACGTCGGCCGCGCGGTCGCCGCCCTCGCCGCCGACCCTGACCGGGCGCGCTGGAACGGGCGGTCGCTCTCCAGCGGGCAACTGGCGAAGGAGTACGGCTTCACGGACACCGACGGGAGCCGGCCGGACGCCTGGGCGTACTTCGAGGACGTCGTGTACGGGGGAAAGGAGGGGTCGGCCGAGGACTACCGCTGA
- a CDS encoding DUF4240 domain-containing protein — MDETEFWEIIDSTREAAEGDPEEHADLLVERLLQIDPDSVLDFARHFEARYNRAYRWDLWGAATVLLGGASDDAFDYFRCWLIGQGREVFEGAVHDPDSLAELLDDFDEEIDGDGEELGYAADEAYEQLTGTAAPDLGITAQAAEPEGTPFDLENDRVLAERFPALWERFGS, encoded by the coding sequence ATGGACGAGACGGAGTTCTGGGAGATCATCGACAGCACGCGCGAGGCCGCCGAGGGTGACCCCGAGGAGCACGCCGACCTGCTCGTCGAACGGCTGCTGCAAATCGACCCCGACTCCGTCCTGGACTTCGCGCGGCACTTCGAGGCCCGCTACAACCGCGCATACCGCTGGGATCTGTGGGGCGCGGCCACCGTGCTGCTCGGCGGGGCGAGCGACGACGCGTTCGACTACTTCCGCTGCTGGCTGATCGGCCAGGGCCGGGAGGTCTTCGAGGGCGCGGTGCACGATCCGGACTCCCTCGCGGAGCTCCTCGACGACTTCGACGAGGAGATCGACGGCGACGGCGAGGAGCTGGGTTACGCGGCCGACGAGGCGTACGAGCAGCTCACCGGAACGGCCGCACCCGATCTGGGGATCACGGCGCAGGCCGCGGAGCCGGAGGGCACACCGTTCGACCTCGAGAACGACCGCGTGCTCGCGGAACGGTTCCCGGCGCTGTGGGAGCGCTTCGGTTCGTAG
- a CDS encoding TetR family transcriptional regulator has protein sequence MNTTPPSPRRPLTERRKAATRFEIARAAAELFTERGPDATSAEEIADRAGVALRTFYRYFRNKQDAVGPLLAVGAERWRVLLAAAVPGTPLPEALERTLTEALAVPEDGTAEGLRRTRALLRAAVRDPALRAVWYRVNQEAEERLVPVLARLAGPDADPLELRLVAAVAVDALRIGLEVWAESHGPDGQPGAPGDGAGSPAGPALRCLREVSSGLRPLAPAARAVR, from the coding sequence GTGAACACCACGCCGCCGTCACCGCGTCGGCCGCTGACCGAGCGCCGCAAGGCCGCGACCCGGTTCGAGATCGCCCGCGCCGCCGCGGAACTGTTCACCGAGCGCGGCCCGGACGCCACATCGGCCGAGGAGATCGCAGACCGTGCCGGAGTGGCCCTGCGGACCTTCTACCGGTACTTCCGCAACAAACAGGACGCCGTCGGTCCGTTGCTGGCCGTGGGCGCCGAACGCTGGCGGGTGCTGCTCGCGGCCGCCGTTCCGGGCACCCCGCTGCCCGAGGCGCTGGAGCGCACGCTCACCGAGGCGCTCGCGGTGCCGGAGGACGGAACGGCCGAGGGCCTGCGCCGTACGAGGGCGCTGCTGCGCGCGGCCGTACGGGATCCGGCGCTGCGAGCGGTCTGGTACCGGGTGAACCAGGAGGCGGAGGAGCGGCTGGTCCCGGTGCTCGCGAGGCTGGCCGGGCCGGACGCCGATCCTCTGGAACTGCGGCTCGTCGCGGCGGTGGCCGTGGACGCCCTGCGGATCGGGCTGGAGGTCTGGGCCGAGTCGCACGGGCCGGACGGACAGCCCGGGGCCCCGGGCGACGGCGCGGGGTCACCGGCGGGGCCGGCGCTGCGGTGCCTGCGGGAAGTGTCGAGCGGGCTGCGCCCGTTGGCGCCCGCGGCACGGGCCGTCAGGTGA
- a CDS encoding GNAT family N-acetyltransferase — MSEPGTPFVIRPAQRSDDDALAALDRATWSTLHAVQPRPVPPYRPFFDENHPPEQHLVAEPVTEGAVGDGRIAGYIRLCAPTPLSCNQHVRQIQGLAVADWARGQGVARALLRAAGDEARRQGAVRVTLRVLGHNTPARRLYESEGYTVEGVLPGEFFLAGRYVDDVLMGRPLT, encoded by the coding sequence ATGTCCGAACCCGGTACGCCCTTCGTCATACGTCCGGCCCAGAGATCCGACGACGACGCCCTCGCCGCGCTCGACCGCGCCACCTGGTCGACGCTGCACGCGGTGCAGCCGCGCCCCGTGCCGCCGTACCGGCCGTTCTTCGACGAGAACCACCCGCCCGAGCAGCACCTGGTCGCCGAGCCCGTGACCGAGGGCGCGGTCGGTGACGGAAGAATCGCCGGGTACATCCGGCTCTGCGCCCCCACGCCGCTCTCCTGCAACCAGCACGTCCGCCAGATCCAGGGCCTCGCGGTGGCCGACTGGGCGCGCGGACAGGGGGTCGCGCGGGCACTGCTGCGCGCCGCCGGTGACGAGGCACGCCGGCAGGGAGCGGTCCGTGTCACCCTGCGGGTGCTCGGGCACAACACCCCGGCTCGCCGGCTCTACGAGTCCGAGGGCTACACCGTCGAGGGTGTCCTGCCCGGTGAGTTCTTCCTGGCCGGCCGGTACGTCGACGACGTGCTCATGGGGCGTCCGCTCACCTGA
- a CDS encoding TIGR01777 family oxidoreductase has protein sequence MRIAVTGAGGLIGSALVRSLRADDAGGGHEVVRLVRRAPRAADEVRWDPARQYVDAAGLIGCEAVVHLAGAGVGDRRWSEAYKKEIRDSRVLGTAALAEALASLEEPPRVLVCGSAIGYYGDTGDRAVDEGSPPGTGFLPRVCEEWEAAAAPAEEAGVRVAFARTGLVVAQEGGAWGRLFPLFRAGLGGRLGSGRQFWSFISLQDEIAALRHIIDTDTLSGPVNLTAPEPVTNREVTAAMGRVLHRPTLFTVPPVALRVYLGEFAEDVLGSQRVVPRKLLDSGFVFSHPSVDEAIRAALG, from the coding sequence ATGCGTATTGCTGTGACGGGCGCGGGCGGTCTGATCGGTTCGGCACTGGTGCGTTCCCTGCGGGCCGACGACGCAGGTGGCGGGCACGAGGTGGTGCGGCTCGTCAGGCGGGCGCCACGGGCCGCGGACGAGGTCCGGTGGGACCCCGCCCGGCAGTACGTCGACGCGGCGGGGCTCATCGGCTGCGAGGCGGTCGTCCACCTCGCTGGCGCCGGGGTGGGCGATCGGCGCTGGAGCGAGGCGTACAAGAAGGAGATCCGGGACAGCCGGGTGCTCGGCACGGCGGCTCTCGCGGAGGCGCTGGCGTCGCTGGAGGAGCCGCCGCGGGTGCTGGTGTGCGGCTCGGCGATCGGCTACTACGGCGACACGGGCGACCGCGCGGTCGACGAGGGCTCGCCTCCCGGCACGGGCTTCCTCCCCCGCGTCTGCGAGGAGTGGGAGGCGGCCGCGGCGCCGGCCGAGGAGGCGGGCGTGCGGGTGGCGTTCGCCCGCACGGGGCTGGTGGTGGCGCAGGAGGGCGGCGCGTGGGGCCGGCTCTTCCCGCTGTTCCGGGCGGGTCTGGGCGGACGACTGGGCAGCGGACGACAGTTCTGGAGCTTCATCTCCCTCCAGGACGAGATCGCGGCGCTGCGCCACATCATCGACACGGACACCCTGTCGGGCCCGGTCAATCTGACGGCCCCCGAGCCGGTCACCAATCGTGAGGTCACCGCGGCGATGGGCCGGGTCCTCCACCGTCCCACCCTGTTCACGGTGCCGCCGGTCGCCCTGCGGGTCTACCTCGGCGAGTTCGCGGAGGACGTCCTCGGCAGCCAGCGGGTGGTGCCGAGGAAACTCCTCGACTCCGGCTTCGTCTTCTCCCATCCGTCCGTCGACGAGGCGATCCGCGCGGCGCTCGGCTGA
- a CDS encoding NAD(P)/FAD-dependent oxidoreductase — protein MLSSARHADVVIVGAGIAGLAAAHRLTSAGVTVVVLEAGPGVGGRTATGELDGFRLDRTVQLLNTSYPELLRTPALAGLPLSRFSPGVLVHSEGRHHRAGEVPGSRGAGGTRRARGALTAARALASAPRTPLGGAFDQARLAAALGRLAATPPRRLLARPELPTHEALFRRGLPPRTVHTFLRPLLTALLNDAELVASSRCADLVLRGFARGRLCVPTGGADRLPRLLAEALPPGTVVTGARVTEASISSVTTEEHGTFTCRSLLVATGARAAAELLPGLRVPDFLPLTVLHHTAPAPPLAEPALVLDADGSGPVAHTAVMSEVDPSRAPEGRVLVTSAVPGPAPTGLDERVRAHLAALYGTSTADWELLALHHDPEAVPAMPAPHDPRRPVRLLCGLYVCGGHRDTSTVQGALYSGRRAAHAVLRDFGIRPEHAPALLRTAAA, from the coding sequence GTGCTCAGCAGCGCACGCCACGCGGACGTCGTCATCGTCGGAGCCGGGATCGCCGGGCTCGCGGCGGCTCATCGGTTGACCAGTGCGGGAGTCACGGTCGTCGTACTGGAGGCCGGACCGGGGGTGGGGGGCCGGACGGCCACCGGCGAACTGGACGGATTCCGGCTCGACCGGACGGTCCAGTTGCTCAACACCTCGTACCCGGAACTCCTCCGCACCCCCGCTCTGGCCGGCCTTCCGCTGAGCCGGTTCTCGCCCGGTGTGCTCGTGCACAGCGAGGGCCGGCACCACCGCGCCGGAGAAGTCCCCGGCTCACGAGGAGCCGGGGGCACGCGGCGCGCGAGGGGCGCATTGACTGCGGCGCGCGCCCTGGCAAGCGCCCCTCGTACCCCTCTCGGCGGTGCCTTCGACCAGGCCCGGCTCGCGGCGGCCCTCGGACGGCTCGCCGCCACCCCGCCCCGGCGTCTGCTGGCCCGTCCTGAACTGCCCACGCACGAGGCGCTGTTCCGCCGCGGTCTGCCCCCGCGCACCGTCCACACCTTCCTCCGGCCGCTGCTCACCGCCCTGCTGAACGATGCCGAGTTGGTCGCCTCCAGCCGCTGCGCCGACCTCGTGCTGCGTGGTTTCGCCCGCGGCCGGCTCTGTGTGCCGACGGGCGGCGCCGACAGGCTGCCCCGGCTGCTCGCGGAGGCGCTGCCGCCGGGCACCGTGGTCACCGGCGCCCGGGTGACCGAAGCGTCCATCTCCTCGGTCACCACCGAGGAGCACGGCACGTTCACGTGCCGGTCCCTGCTGGTGGCGACGGGAGCCAGGGCCGCGGCGGAGCTGCTCCCGGGCCTTCGGGTCCCGGACTTCCTCCCCCTGACCGTCCTTCACCACACCGCCCCGGCGCCGCCGCTGGCCGAACCCGCCCTGGTGCTGGACGCGGACGGCTCCGGACCGGTCGCGCACACGGCCGTCATGAGCGAGGTCGACCCCTCCCGTGCGCCCGAGGGGCGGGTGCTCGTCACCTCCGCCGTGCCGGGCCCTGCGCCCACCGGGCTCGACGAACGGGTGCGGGCCCATCTCGCCGCGCTGTACGGGACGTCCACCGCCGACTGGGAGCTGCTGGCCCTGCACCACGACCCGGAGGCCGTCCCCGCGATGCCCGCCCCCCACGATCCGCGCCGGCCGGTGCGGCTGCTCTGCGGGCTCTACGTCTGCGGCGGCCACCGGGACACGAGCACCGTGCAGGGCGCGCTGTACTCGGGGCGCCGCGCGGCGCACGCGGTGCTGCGCGACTTCGGTATCCGCCCCGAGCACGCGCCCGCGCTGCTCCGTACCGCCGCGGCCTGA
- a CDS encoding regulator, with protein MTDRPPQRTPNRQLAALIAEAGFSNAGLARRVDQLGLEHGLDLRYDKTSVTRWLRGQQPRGTTPALIAEVFTRRLGRRLSAQDLGLDACAPVYAGLEFAATPEEAVDIVSGLWRKDSGSHAELRKIAFTPAGLVVPSRDWLIGRADERVGRGEPAQSGAQARVPGQGGRASVPRQRGTDRGPGQRVSPGDIAALRSVGELFRTLDHAYGGGHARQALVRYLEHEAEPMLRGTYGESTGRRLFGAVADLTRLAGWTSFDIAAHGLAQRYFVQSLRLAQAAGDRAYGAYVLVTMARQAVYLGHGREAVQLTRVAQQGVGSSAPPAVQALLHAVEARGHGVLGEVRSCTASLVRAERTLDTARPGDDVPHWARFFDEAQLADEFGHCHRDLQQYRAAVQHAERSLQLRAPGFARSRLFCRVVLATSRLGLGELDQACALGVEAAQQASEMRSARAIEYVRDFERRLEPYRDAAAVRTYRDRVAALG; from the coding sequence ATGACGGACCGACCCCCGCAGCGCACCCCGAACCGCCAGCTCGCCGCACTCATCGCCGAAGCCGGCTTCTCCAACGCGGGGCTGGCCCGCCGGGTGGACCAGCTCGGCCTGGAGCACGGCCTCGACCTGCGGTACGACAAGACGTCCGTGACCCGCTGGCTGCGCGGGCAGCAGCCGCGCGGCACCACGCCCGCCCTGATCGCCGAGGTCTTCACCCGGCGGCTCGGCCGGCGGCTGTCCGCCCAGGACCTGGGCCTGGACGCGTGTGCGCCGGTGTACGCGGGGCTGGAGTTCGCCGCCACCCCCGAGGAGGCCGTGGACATCGTCAGCGGGCTCTGGCGCAAGGACTCGGGCAGCCACGCCGAACTGCGCAAGATCGCGTTCACACCGGCCGGTCTCGTCGTCCCGAGCCGCGACTGGCTGATCGGCCGCGCCGACGAGCGCGTGGGCCGCGGGGAGCCCGCCCAGAGCGGCGCCCAGGCCAGGGTGCCCGGGCAGGGCGGCAGGGCCTCCGTCCCGCGGCAGCGCGGCACCGACCGGGGGCCGGGACAGCGCGTGAGCCCCGGCGACATCGCGGCCCTGCGCTCGGTGGGCGAGCTCTTCCGGACCCTCGACCACGCCTACGGAGGCGGTCACGCCCGCCAAGCACTCGTCCGCTACCTGGAGCACGAGGCCGAGCCGATGCTGCGCGGCACGTACGGGGAGAGCACCGGACGCCGGTTGTTCGGGGCCGTCGCCGATCTCACCCGCCTCGCGGGCTGGACGTCGTTCGACATCGCCGCCCACGGCCTCGCCCAGCGGTACTTCGTCCAGTCGCTGCGGCTGGCCCAGGCGGCGGGCGACCGGGCCTACGGGGCGTACGTGCTGGTCACGATGGCCCGGCAGGCCGTCTACCTCGGCCACGGACGGGAGGCCGTCCAGCTCACCCGGGTCGCCCAGCAGGGCGTCGGCTCCTCCGCCCCGCCCGCCGTCCAGGCCCTGCTGCACGCGGTCGAGGCCCGCGGCCACGGAGTGCTCGGGGAGGTCCGCTCCTGCACGGCCTCGCTCGTCCGGGCCGAGCGCACGCTGGACACCGCGCGGCCGGGGGACGACGTGCCGCACTGGGCACGGTTCTTCGACGAGGCGCAGCTGGCCGACGAGTTCGGGCACTGCCACCGCGACCTGCAGCAGTACCGGGCGGCCGTGCAGCACGCCGAGCGCTCCCTCCAGCTGCGCGCCCCCGGGTTCGCCCGCAGCCGGCTCTTCTGCCGCGTCGTCCTGGCCACCTCCAGGCTCGGCCTGGGGGAGCTGGACCAGGCGTGCGCCCTGGGGGTGGAGGCGGCGCAGCAGGCCTCGGAGATGAGGTCGGCACGGGCCATCGAGTACGTGCGCGACTTCGAGCGGCGCCTGGAGCCCTACCGCGACGCGGCGGCGGTCCGCACCTACCGGGACCGCGTCGCGGCACTCGGCTGA
- the lipB gene encoding lipoyl(octanoyl) transferase LipB: MSELRFVHLGFGDDAVEYQAAWDEQRRVHAARFAGEIPDTCLLLEHPPVYTAGRRTEDSERPLDGTPVVDVDRGGKITWHGPGQLVGYPIMQLPRPVDVVAHVRRLEEALIRTCADFGVETTRVEGRSGVWVLGDPVDQRPSTGGLSLDFDPRLHDEEFDPRLSGPEYAPSNAGQRREDRKLAAIGIRVAKGVTMHGFALNVNPDNTWFDRIVPCGIRDAGVASLANELGRDVTIAEVLPVVEKHLREVLENADLRPRAVEGATGPEAAGRAPEPAPAG; the protein is encoded by the coding sequence GTGAGCGAGCTGCGATTTGTCCATCTGGGCTTCGGCGACGACGCCGTCGAGTACCAGGCTGCCTGGGACGAGCAGCGCCGTGTGCACGCGGCCCGGTTCGCCGGCGAGATCCCCGACACCTGTCTGCTGCTGGAGCACCCTCCGGTCTACACGGCCGGACGGCGTACGGAGGACAGCGAGCGGCCGCTGGACGGCACCCCCGTCGTCGACGTCGACCGCGGCGGGAAGATCACCTGGCACGGTCCCGGTCAGCTGGTCGGCTATCCGATCATGCAGCTGCCCCGGCCCGTGGACGTGGTCGCCCACGTGCGGCGCCTGGAGGAGGCGCTGATCCGGACCTGCGCGGACTTCGGCGTGGAGACCACCCGGGTCGAGGGCCGCAGCGGCGTCTGGGTGCTCGGCGACCCGGTGGACCAGCGCCCGTCGACGGGCGGGCTGTCGCTGGACTTCGACCCCCGGCTGCACGACGAGGAGTTCGACCCGCGACTCAGCGGCCCGGAGTACGCCCCGTCCAACGCCGGCCAGCGCCGTGAGGACCGCAAGCTCGCCGCCATCGGCATCCGCGTCGCCAAGGGCGTGACGATGCACGGCTTCGCCCTCAACGTGAACCCGGACAACACCTGGTTCGACCGGATCGTGCCCTGCGGCATCCGGGACGCGGGCGTGGCCTCGCTCGCGAACGAGCTGGGCCGTGACGTGACGATCGCCGAGGTCCTGCCGGTCGTCGAGAAGCACCTCCGCGAGGTGCTGGAGAACGCCGACCTGCGGCCCCGGGCCGTGGAGGGCGCCACCGGGCCGGAGGCCGCCGGCCGGGCGCCCGAGCCCGCCCCGGCGGGCTGA
- the lipA gene encoding lipoyl synthase: MSAVAPDGRKMLRLEVRNSQTPIERKPEWIKTRAKMGPEYNQLQKLVKSEGLHTVCQEAGCPNIFECWEDREATFLIGGDQCTRRCDFCQIDTGKPQALDRDEPRRVGESVVTMDLNYATITGVARDDLEDGGAWLYAETVRQIHAQTAGREAGRTKVELLIPDFNAEPDQLAEVFSSRPEVLAHNVETVPRIFKRIRPGFRYERSLKVITEARAAGLVTKSNLILGMGETREEVSEALQHLHDAGCELITITQYLRPSVRHHPVERWVKPQEFVELKEEADEIGFSGVMSGPLVRSSYRAGRLYQQAMDQRRSAAAQQDGDVPAAHAV; encoded by the coding sequence GTGTCCGCTGTAGCACCCGACGGACGCAAGATGCTGCGCCTGGAGGTCCGGAACAGCCAGACCCCCATCGAGCGCAAGCCCGAGTGGATCAAGACCCGGGCGAAAATGGGTCCCGAGTACAACCAGCTGCAGAAGCTCGTCAAGAGCGAGGGTCTGCACACGGTGTGCCAGGAGGCCGGCTGCCCGAACATCTTCGAGTGCTGGGAGGACCGCGAGGCCACCTTCCTCATCGGCGGTGACCAGTGCACCCGGCGCTGCGACTTCTGCCAGATCGACACGGGCAAGCCGCAGGCGCTCGACCGTGACGAGCCGCGCCGCGTCGGCGAGTCGGTCGTCACGATGGACCTGAACTACGCCACGATCACCGGCGTCGCCCGCGACGACCTGGAGGACGGCGGCGCCTGGCTGTACGCGGAGACCGTGCGCCAGATCCACGCGCAGACGGCGGGACGCGAGGCCGGCCGCACCAAGGTCGAGCTGCTGATCCCCGACTTCAACGCCGAGCCGGACCAGCTGGCCGAGGTCTTCTCCTCCCGCCCCGAGGTGCTGGCGCACAACGTCGAGACGGTGCCGCGCATCTTCAAGCGCATCCGTCCCGGCTTCCGCTACGAGCGCTCGCTGAAGGTGATCACGGAGGCCCGCGCGGCCGGCCTGGTCACCAAGTCGAACCTGATCCTCGGCATGGGCGAGACCCGCGAGGAGGTCAGCGAGGCGCTGCAGCACCTGCACGACGCGGGCTGCGAGCTGATCACCATCACCCAGTACCTGCGGCCGTCCGTCCGGCACCACCCCGTCGAGCGCTGGGTGAAGCCGCAGGAGTTCGTGGAGCTCAAGGAGGAGGCCGACGAGATCGGCTTCTCCGGTGTGATGTCGGGTCCGCTGGTGCGTTCCTCGTACCGGGCCGGGCGGCTCTACCAGCAGGCCATGGACCAGCGCCGGTCCGCCGCCGCGCAGCAGGACGGGGACGTCCCGGCGGCCCACGCGGTGTGA
- a CDS encoding SCO2195 family GlnR-regulated protein: protein MQAATSVRANAFPTLTQALLAVESVILGGGQRTARRNAWTAVLEDRRRAKDRVEAQHVLEAVATRSS from the coding sequence ATGCAGGCCGCGACTTCCGTACGCGCCAACGCCTTCCCGACCCTCACCCAGGCCCTCCTCGCCGTCGAGTCCGTCATCCTGGGCGGCGGCCAGCGCACCGCCCGCCGAAACGCCTGGACCGCGGTCCTCGAGGACCGGCGCCGCGCCAAGGACCGGGTCGAGGCGCAGCACGTCCTGGAGGCCGTGGCGACTCGCTCCTCCTGA
- a CDS encoding DUF4191 domain-containing protein, translating into MARKDQAENSANPGRLKQIALTYKMTRRVDSKVGLVVAGVGIVTFGVFLAIGFLIDHPIYLGILGFLLAFLAMAIVFGRRAERAAFGQMEGQPGAAAAVLQNVGRGWTTTPAVAMNRNQDVVHRAVGRAGIVLVAEGNPNRVKTLLAAEKKRMARVAVDAPVHDIIVGNDEGQVPLKKLRTTMTKLPRVLTGPQVTQTNDRLRAMGDLMSNMPLPKGPMPKGMRMPRGGKMR; encoded by the coding sequence ATGGCGAGGAAGGATCAGGCAGAGAACTCTGCGAACCCCGGGCGACTGAAGCAGATCGCCCTTACCTACAAGATGACCCGACGGGTCGACTCCAAGGTCGGTCTTGTCGTCGCGGGTGTGGGAATCGTCACCTTCGGTGTCTTCCTCGCGATCGGTTTCCTGATCGACCACCCGATCTATCTGGGCATCCTGGGCTTCCTGCTGGCCTTCCTCGCGATGGCGATCGTCTTCGGACGCCGCGCCGAGCGTGCCGCCTTCGGGCAGATGGAAGGACAGCCGGGAGCGGCGGCAGCCGTGCTGCAGAACGTGGGCCGAGGCTGGACCACGACCCCTGCGGTCGCGATGAACCGCAACCAGGACGTCGTCCACCGGGCCGTCGGCCGCGCCGGCATCGTGCTGGTGGCCGAGGGGAACCCGAACCGGGTCAAGACCCTGCTGGCGGCCGAGAAGAAGCGGATGGCCCGGGTCGCCGTGGACGCCCCGGTGCACGACATCATCGTCGGCAACGACGAGGGCCAGGTGCCGCTGAAGAAGCTGCGCACCACGATGACGAAACTGCCCCGTGTACTGACCGGCCCGCAGGTGACGCAGACGAACGACCGTCTGCGCGCGATGGGCGACCTGATGAGCAACATGCCGCTGCCGAAGGGCCCGATGCCGAAGGGCATGCGGATGCCGCGAGGCGGAAAGATGCGCTGA
- a CDS encoding RDD family protein, whose translation MDNRQAIGSWLSGPRAAAEDMGADFGYRGERLGLPEQGPGSVAPLGRRFGALFIDWGLCVLIAYGLITGRDWSATGNPALLVFFVLGVLTIGTVGSTPGKRLLGLRVVSENGGRLGVGWVLVRSVLLCLAVPALVWDRDGRGLHDRLARAVQVRI comes from the coding sequence GTGGACAACAGGCAAGCAATCGGATCGTGGCTGTCCGGGCCCCGCGCGGCGGCCGAGGACATGGGCGCCGACTTCGGCTACCGGGGCGAACGGCTCGGGCTGCCGGAACAGGGGCCGGGATCCGTCGCCCCGCTCGGGCGGCGCTTCGGCGCGCTCTTCATCGACTGGGGCCTGTGCGTGCTCATCGCATACGGCCTCATCACCGGACGCGACTGGTCCGCCACGGGCAATCCGGCGCTGCTGGTGTTCTTCGTGCTCGGCGTGCTGACGATCGGTACCGTCGGCAGCACTCCCGGCAAGCGGCTCCTCGGGCTGCGGGTCGTCAGCGAGAACGGCGGACGGCTCGGCGTGGGCTGGGTCCTCGTCCGCAGCGTGCTGCTCTGCCTGGCCGTCCCGGCACTCGTCTGGGACCGCGACGGCCGCGGCCTCCACGACCGGCTCGCCCGCGCGGTCCAGGTACGCATCTGA